The Streptomyces sp. NBC_00306 sequence CGGCATCGGCACCGAGATGCACATGGACCCGCATCTGCTGAACTACGTCGCGCGCAAGCGCGGCAAGGGCCCGAAACTGGTCCCCGGTTTCTGTCTGGCGATCGAGCCGATGGTCTCGCTGGGCACCCCGCGGACCGAGGTGCTCGCGGACGACTGGACCGTCATCACGACGGACGGCACCTGGTCCTCGCACTGGGAGCACTCCGTGGCGCTCACGGAGGAGGGCCCGCTGGTCCTCACCGCGCCCGACGGCGGCCGGGCGAAACTGGCCGAGTTCGGGATCACCACGGCGCCGGATCCTCTGGCGTCGTCCTGACGCCGTGGCCGGAGTAACGATCTACGTCAATGGGCAAACTTCCCGGATTCGTCTTTTCGGATGGCCTGACGTAGACTGATGCGTCGGCTCTGGTGTACCCGTGTGTCTGCATGCGGCCACTGGAGTCGATCAAGGTAGCCGATTCGAAGGGCGAAGCGTGGCCAAGAAGCAAGGTGCCATCGAGATTGAGGGCACCGTGATCGAGTCCCTCCCGAACGCCATGTTCAAGGTGGAGCTCCAGAACGGTCACAAGGTCCTCGCGCACATCTCCGGCAAGATGCGGATGCACTACATCCGTATCCTCCCGGACGACCGGGTCGTGGTGGAGCTCTCTCCGTACGACCTGACGCGTGGGCGGATCGTCTACCGCTACAAGTAGATCTTGTCGTTGCCCCGTCCGCGGGGTGAAGGCACTGACCCGGAGAACCTCACATCCCATGAAGGTCAAGCCGAGCGTCAAGAAGATCTGCGACAAGTGCAAGGTGATCCGCCGTCACGGCCGGGTCATGGTCATCTGCGACAACCTGCGCCACAAGCAGCGCCAGGGCTGACGCACGCCGACCGACCTGCACTCCGCAGTTCTTCGCGCGACGCAAGCAATCTCGTACATACGCAGAACCCGCCCAGCCCCGCACGGGGTCGGCGGCACCTCCGGCGGGGGCCGGGGACCCGGACGTACCACTGCTTCACTCGAAGCGGTCGGCGGTCGGGAGCGGTTCTGCGGAAGACCCCCGATCACACAGGAGCCATTGAATGGCACGCGTTTCCGGTGTTGACATCCCGCGCGAAAAGCGTGTGGAGATCGCACTCACCTACGTCTTCGGTATCGGGCGCACCCGGTCGAAGGAGATTCTCTCCGCGACCGACGTGAACCCGAACACCCGCGTTCGTGACCTGGCCGAAGAGGACCTGGTCAAGATCCGCGAGTACGTGGACGCCAACCTCCGCACCGAGGGTGACCTCCGCCGCGAGATCCAGGCCGACATCCGCCGCAAGGTCGAGATCGGCTGCTACCAGGGTCTGCGCCACCGTCGTGGCCTGCCGGTCCACGGTCAGCGCACCAGCACGAACGCCCGTACCCGCAAGGGCCCGCGTCGCGCCATCGCCGGTAAGAAGAAGCCGGGCAAGAAGTAGTCCTCAGCGGACGCTCATCAGCGGTCTTCGCTGTAGGACCGACCACCTCCCTGTAGGAGAAATAGATGCCCCCCAAGGGACGTCAGGGCGCTGCCAAGAAGGTGCGCCGCAAGGAAAAGAAGAACGTCGCTCACGGCCACGCGCACATCAAGAGCACGTTCAACAACACGATCGTCTCGATCACGGACCCCTCGGGCAACGTGATCTCCTGGGCCTCCGCCGGCCACGTCGGCTTCAAGGGCTCGCGCAAGTCCACCCCCTTCGCCGCGCAGATGGCCGCCGAGTCGGCCGCCCGCCGCGCGCAGGAGCACGGCATGCGCAAGGTCGACGTCTTCGTCAAGGGTCCCGGCTCCGGCCGTGAGACCGCGATCCGTTCCCTCCAGGCCACGGGCCTCGAGGTCGGTTCCATCCAGGACGTCACCCCCACGCCGCACAACGGCTGCCGTCCCCCCAAGCGCCGTCGCGTCTGACCTTCAGCGACCGCTTGACCTGAGTGCCGGGCGGTACGCCTCGAAAGAGACGTACCGCCCGTACCCTTGCAGTACGCAGTACCCGTCGGACGTCAAATAGCGGGCGTCCACGACAAAAAGGATCACAGACATGCTGATCGCTCAGCGTCCCTCGCTGACCGAAGAGGTCGTCGACGAATACCGCTCCCGGTTCGTGATCGAGCCGCTGGAGCCGGGCTTCGGCTACACCCTCGGCAACTCCCTCCGCCGTACGCTCCTCTCCTCGATCCCGGGTGCGGCGGTCACGTCCATCCGTATCGACGGTGTCCTGCACGAGTTCACCACCGTGCCGGGCGTCAAGGAGGACGTCACCGACCTCATCCTCAACATCAAGCAGCTCGTCGTCTCCTCGGAGCACGACGAGCCGGTCGTGATGTACCTGCGCAAGCAGGGCCCGGGTCTGGTCACCGCCGCCGACATCGCGCCCCCGGCCGGTGTCGAGGTGCACAACCCCGACCTGGTCCTCGCCACGCTGAACGGCAAGGGCAAGCTGGAGATGGAGCTGACCGTCGAGCGCGGTCGCGGTTACGTCTCCGCCGTGCAGAACAAGCAGGTGGGCCAGGAGATCGGCCGTATCCCGGTCGACTCCATCTACTCCCCGGTGCTCAAGGTCACGTACAAGGTCGAGGCGACCCGTGTCGAGCAGCGCACCGACTTCGACAAGCTGATCGTCGACGTCGAGACCAAGCAGGCGATGCGTCCCCGTGACGCCATGGCCTCCGCCGGTAAGACCCTGGTCGAGCTGTTCGGTCTGGCGCGCGAGCTCAACATCGACGCCGAGGGCATCGACATGGGCCCGTCCCCGACGGACGCCGCGCTCGCCGCCGATCTGGCCCTGCCGATCGAGGAGCTCGAGCTCACGGTCCGTTCGTACAACTGCCTCAAGCGCGAGGGCATCCACTCCGTGGGTGAGCTCGTGGCGCGTTCCGAGGCGGACCTGCTCGACATCCGCAACTTCGGTGCGAAGTCGATCGACGAGGTCAAGGCGAAGCTGGCCGGCATGGGCCTGGCCCTCAAGGACAGCCCGCCCGGATTCGACCCGACCGCCGCCGCCGACGCCTTCGGCGCCGACGACGACGCGGACGCTGGCTTCGTGGAGACCGAGCAGTACTGAGCCTGACGGCTCATCCACGCCTTCCCCGTGGCGTCCGCCACGGGGGAACTGACACCGGTACCTGATACGGCCGGTGCAGCACACAAGGAGAAACACCATGCCGAAGCCCGCCAAGGGCGCCCGTCTGGGCGGCAGCGCCGCGCACGAGCGTCTGCTCCTCGCGAACCTCGCGAAGCAGCTGTTCGAGCACGGCCGCATCACCACGACCGAGGCCAAGGCCCGTCGCCTTCGTCCGGTCGCGGAGCGTCTGATCACCAAGGCGAAGAAGGGCGACATCCACAACCGTCGCCTGGTCCTGCAGACGATCACGGACAAGGGCATCGTGCACACGCTCTTCACCGAGATCGCTCCGCGGTACTCCGAGCGCCCGGGTGGCTACACTCGGATCACCAAGATCGGTGGCCGTCGCGGCGACAACGCCCCGATGGCCGTGATCGAGCTGGTCGAGGGCGAGATCGCCAAGAAGGCGACCGTCGACGAGGCCGAGGCCGCGACCAAGCGTGCGGTCAAGGAGGACGCCCTCAAGAAGGACGCGTCCACCGAGGCCGAGGCCGTCGAGGACGCCAAGCCGGCGGACGAGGCGTCCAAGGACGCCTGAGGCCCTGCCGTGCTGTGAGCGGGTCCGCCCTTCGGGGCGGGCCCGCTCTCGCGTTCCGCCTTGCGAGAGGATCTGTTTGTGAGTGACGAGGCACTGCCGGGACACGTACGGCTGAGACTGGACCTGAGCTACGACGGCAAGGACTTCTCCGGCTGGGCCAAGCAGGCCGGCGGCCGGCGCACGGTCCAGGGGGAGATCGAGGAAGCGCTGCGCACGGTGACGCGCTCCTCCCGGACGTACGAGCTGACCGTCGCCGGGCGCACCGACGCCGGTGTGCACGCCCGTGGACAGGTGGCGCACGTCGATCTGCCCGAGGACGTGTGGGCCGAGCACCGGGAGAAGCTGCTGAAGCGGCTCGCAGGGCGGCTCTCGCGCGATGTGCGGGTCTGGCGGGCCCAGGAGGCCCCGGAGGGGTTCAACGCCCGGTTCTCGGCCGTCTGGCGGCGTTACGCGTACCGGGTGACCGACCACCCCGGCGGGGTCGACCCGCTGCTGCGCGGTCATGTGCTCTGGCACGACTGGCCGTTGGACGTCGACGCGATGAACGCCGCGGCCGAACGGCTGGTGGGGGAGCACGACTTCGCGGCCTACTGCAAGAAGCGTGAGGGTGCCACGACCATCCGCACGCTCCAGCGGCTCGACTGGGAGCGGGACGCCTCCGGCGTCATCACGGCGACCGTCAGGGCCGACGCCTTCTGCCACAACATGGTGCGCTCGCTGGTGGGCGCGATGCTGTTCGTGGGGGACGGGCACCGGCCGGTGGAGTGGCCGGCGAAGGTGCTGGCCGCGGGCGTACGGGACTCGGCCGTCCATGTCGTACGCCCGCACGGCCTCACGCTGGAGGAAGTGGGCTACCCCGCCGACGAGTTGCTCGCCGCGCGCAACCTGGAGGCCCGCAACCGGCGGACGCTGCCCGGGTCAGCCGGCGGGGGCGGTGGCTGCTGCTGAGGCCTGCGCCTCACCCCGGCGCACGATCTGGCGGAAGGTGAACTCCGCCAGGTCGTCACCGGTCTGGAACGCCTTGGTGTCGCCCTTCGTGACCGACTTGGCCTTGGTGTAGCCGGTCGCGGTGAAGTAGGCGTAGCGGCCGTAGGAGTTGGCCGTGAAACGGCACACCGGGCCGCCCTTGCAGAAGGTCGGCACACCGGCGCCGGGCAGCGGTGCGACATTGCCGCTCGCCTGGGCGACGGCCTTCTTCGCCTCGGCCTCCAGCCCGAAGACCGCGACACCGACGGTGACCGCGATGCCGTCCTTGCTGTAGGTGGCGCGGAAGACCTGGTCGCAGCCGTTCTTCTCGAGGACCCCGCCCAGAGAGCCCTGGGTGGCCGACGAGCAGGTGCCGGTGCGGGCGGTCGCGCCCTTGGCGTAGACCCGGTTGCCCATGGTCAGCTTCTTGCCCGGGAAGAGGGTCTGGACGCTCAGCGGTGCCGTGTCCTTCTTCTCGCTGGAGATGAAGTCCTTCGGGTTCGGCGGCGGCAGCGGCGCGACCGAGGAGAACGACGGCTCGGGCCGCGTGGAGTCACTGGGCAGCGCCGGAGCCCCGGGCAGCTGACCGGTCGAGTCGCCGGACGCCGTGTCGTTGCCGTCGCCCGAGGAGACGATCGCCGTCGCCACGATGCCCGCGATCGCGGCCGTCGCCAGCGCTCCGCCGCCGATCAGCAGCCATCGCCTGCGGCGGGCGCGGGTCGCGGAGGCGTCGGCGAGCGCGGCCCAGTCCGGAGTGTCTCCCGTACGGGACGAACGCGCGCCGAAGGGATCGAACGGATCCGACGCTCCCTGACGGGAGTTGTACGGATCCTGGTTCTGTGCACCGGACCCCCACTGAGGTCCCCCCTGCCCAAAGCTCATGCCGCGCATCCTAAACCTGTTGGGAGCACAGGGCCGCCGCCCTCAGAATCGGAGCATGGGACATCTAGAGGCCGCACATCTCGAGTACTACCTGCCGGACGGGCGGGTACTGCTCGCGGACGCGTCGTTCAGGGTCGGCGAAGGCGCGGTGGTCGCGCTGGTCGGAGCCAATGGCGCGGGCAAGACGACGCTGCTGCGGATGATCGCGGGGGAGCTCCAGGCGCACGGCGGCACGGTGACGGTCAGTGGTGGACTGGGTGTGATGCGTCAGTTCATCGGCTCGGTACGTGACGAACGCACCGTCCGGGATCTGCTCGTCTCGCTCGCCCAGCCGCGGATCCGCGAGGCCGCCGAGGCGGTCGACGAGGCCGAGCACCTGATCATGACCGTCGACGACGAGGCCGCGCAGATGCGGTACGCGCAGGCGCTGAGCGACTGGGCGGAGGCACGCGGATACGAGGCCGAGACCCTCTGGGACATGTGCACCACCGCCGCGCTGGGCGTCCCGTACGAGAAGGCGCAGTTCCGCGAGCTGCGGACGCTCTCCGGCGGTGAGCAGAAGCGGCTGGCGCTGGAGGCGCTGCTGCGGGGCCCCGAGGAGGTGCTGCTGCTCGACGAGCCGGACAACTATCTCGACGTGCCCGGCAAGCGCTGGCTGGAGGAACGGCTCAAGGAGACCCGCAAGACCGTTCTCTTCGTCTCGCACGACCGGGAACTGCTGTCGCGTGCCGCGGAGAAGATCGTCAGCGTGGAACCGAGCCCGGCCGGCTCGGACGTGTGGGTGCACGGCGGAGGCTTCGGGACGTACCACGACGCCCGCAAGGAGCGGTTCGCGCGCTTCGAGGAGCTGAAGCGGCGCTGGGACGAGGAGCACGCCCGGCTGAAGGCGCTGGTGCTGCGGCTGCGGCAGCAGGCGGCGATCAGCCCCGACATGGCGTCGCGGTACCGGGCGATGCAGACCCGGTTCAAGAAGTTCGAGGAGGCGGGGCCGCCGCCGGAGCCGCCGCGCGAGCAGGAGATCCGGATGCGGCTGCGCGGCGGGCGCACCGGCGTGCGCGCTCTGACCTGCAAGGGCCTCGAACTCACCGGGCTGATGAAACCCTTCGACCTGGAGGTCTTCTACGGCGAGCGGGTGGCCGTCCTCGGCTCGAACGGCTCGGGCAAGTCCCACTTCCTGCGGCTGCTCGCCGGCGACACGTCCGTGGCCCACAAGGGCGAGTGGAAGCTCGGCGCGCGCGTGGTGCCGGGGCATTTCGCCCAGACGCACGCGCACCCCGAGCTCCTCGGGCGCACGCTGGTCGACATCCTGTGGACCGAGCACGCCAAGGACCGCGGCGGCGCGATGTCGGTGCTGCGGCGCTACGAGCTGGAGCGCCAAGGGGACCAGACCTTCGACAAGCTCTCCGGCGGCCAGCAGGCCCGGTTCCAGATCCTCCTCCTGGAGCTGGAGGGCACCACGGCGCTGCTGCTCGACGAGCCCACGGACAACCTGGACCTGGAGTCGGCGGAGGCGCTCCAGGACGGCCTGGAGGTCTATGAGGGCACCGTGCTCGCCGTCACGCACGACCGCTGGTTCGCGAAGTCCTTCGACCGGTATCTGGTCTTCGGCTCGGACGGCGTGGTCCGGGAGACGGCGGAGCCGGTGTGGGACGAGCGGCGGGTCGAGCGGGCACGGTAGGCCGGGCGCGTTTTGACCCGTACGGGGCTGCGCGGGTAGTCTCGTCGATTGTTATGCGTATTGGCTTCGTCGTTCTCACGCGAAGGGCCCTTACGTAGGTTCCCTGGAGCAGTTACCAGTGGCTCGCATACGGGCTTCGTCCCCGGCGCTGTGAGCCCCAGCTGCATGATCGCTTCAGTGGATTCGTGTGTCTGGAACCCATCCAACGAAGAAGCGAAGGCTACGACCTTGCGTACGTACAGCCCCAAGCCCGGCGATGTCACGCGCCAGTGGCACATCATCGACGCGCAGGACATCGTCCTGGGCCGTCTCGCGACTACGGCAGCGAACCTCCTCCGGGGCAAGCACAAGCCGATCTACGCCCCCCACATGGACATGGGCGACTTCGTCATCATCATCAACGCCGAGAAGGTTCACCTCTCCGGCAACAAGAAGACCCAGAAGATGGCCTACCGCCACTCCGGGTACCCCGGTGGTCTGCGCTCCGTCCGCTACGACGAGCTGCTGGCCAAGAACCCGGAGAAGGCCGTGGAGAAGGCCATCAAGGGCATGATCCCGAAGAACACCCTGGGTCGTCAGATGCTCTCGAAGCTGAAGATCTACGCGGGCGAGAACCACCCGCACGCTGCTCAGCAGCCGGTCCCGTTCGAGATCACCCAGGTCGCGCAGTAGTTCCGGCCACCCCCTAAGACGTACAGAAAGATCTGAGGAGAATCGTGGCCGAGACCACTGCAGAGACCCCCGTCGAGGGCGAAGAGACCTACGCCGAGGTCACCACCTTCGAGTCGGAGACGCCCGTCGAGGGCGAGTACACCTCCGAGTCCCTCGCGTCCCGCTTCGGCGACCCGCAGCCCGCTGCGGGCCTGGGCCGTCGCAAGAACGCCATCGCCCGCGTCCGGATCGTTCCGGGCTCCGGCAAGTGGAAGATCAACGGTCGCACCCTTGAGGACTACTTCCCCAACAAGGTGCACCAGCAGGAAGTCAACGAGCCCTTCAAGGTGCTCGAGCTCGACGACCGCTACGACGTCATCGCCCGCATCTCGGGTGGCGGCGTCTCCGGCCAGGCCGGCGCCCTGCGCCTCGGTGTGGCCCGTGCGCTCAACGAGGCCGACGTGGACAACAACCGCGCCGCGCTGAAGAAGGCCGGCTTCCTGAGCCGCGACGACCGTGCGGTCGAGCGCAAGAAGGCCGGTCTCAAGAAGGCCCGCAAGGCCCCGCAGTACAGCAAGCGTTAATCGCCTGCTCGGCCTGCTTGTACGTACGCCCCGGCAGCACTCAGTGCTGCCGGGGCGTACGTCTTTCCACTACCTCGGGCGTTTAACGGGCAACAGGCGCTCGAAGGCCTGCATTTTTCGGAGCATTTTCGGAGGACAGCTGTGGGACGACTCTTCGGCACGGACGGCGTGCGCGGTGTCGCCAATGCGGACCTGACGGCGGAGCTCGCGCTCGGTCTGTCGGTCGCGGCGGCGCATGTGCTCGCCGAGGCGGGGACCTTTGAGGGACATCGGCCGACCGCGGTGGTCGGGCGGGATCCGCGTGCGTCAGGAGAGTTTCTGGAGGCCGCCGTCGTGGCGGGACTCGCGAGCGCGGGCGTCAACGTCGTGCGCGTCGGGGTGCTGCCGACGCCGGCCGTGGCGTACCTCACGGGTTCGCTCGGTGCGGACCTCGGCGTGATGCTCTCCGCGTCGCACAACGCCATGCCGGACAACGGCATCAAGTTCTTCGCACGCGGCGGCCACAAGCTGGCCGACGAGCTGGAGGACCGCATCGAGACGGTGTACGAGCAGCACCGGACCGGTGAGCCGTGGGAGCGGCCCACCGGTGCGGGTGTCGGCCGGGTCACCGACTACGACGAGGGCTTCGACCGGTACGTCGCGCACCTCATCGCCGTCCTGCCGAACCGGCTCGACGGGCTGAAGGTCGTCCTGGACGAGGCGCACGGCGCTGCGGCCTGGGTCTCGCCCGAGGCGTTCGCGCGGGCCGGCGCCGAGGTCGTCACGATCGGTGCGGAGCCCGACGGGCTCAACATCAACGACGGGTGCGGCTCCACGCACCTGGACTCGCTGAAGGCCGCGGTCGTCGAGCACGGTGCGGCGCTCGGCATCGCGCACGACGGCGACGCGGACCGCTGCCTCGCGGTGGACGCGTCCGGCAACGAGGTCGACGGCGACCAGATCCTGGCGGTGCTGGCCCTGGCGATGCGCGAGGCGGGCACCCTGCGCGGGAACACGGTCGTCGCGACCGTCATGTCCAACCTCGGCTTCAAGCTGGCGATGGAGCGCGAGGGCCTCTCGCTCGTGCAGACGGCCGTCGGCGACCGGTACGTCCTGGAGTCGATGAAGGAGCACGGGTACGCGCTCGGCGGCGAGCAGTCCGGGCACGTCATCGTGCTCGACCACGCGACGACCGGCGACGGCACGCTCACCGGCCTGATGCTGGCGGCGCGGGTCGCCGCGACCGGCCGCTCGCTCGCGGACCTCGCCGCGGTCATGGGCCGGCTGCCGCAGATCCTGATCAATGTGCCGGACGTCGACAAGTCGCGGGTGAAGACGTCGGCGGAGCTGGCGAGCGCGGTGGCGGAGGCGGAGCGGGAGCTCGGCTCCACGGGCCGTGTGCTGCTGCGTCCGTCGGGCACGGAGCCGCTGGTACGGGTGATGGTCGAGGCCGCGGACATCGAGCAGGCGCGGTCGGTGGCGAGCCGGCTCGCGGACGCGGTGAAGTCTTCGCTCGGCTGACGCGAGGACTGCTTCTTGGTGTGTGCCCGTGCCCCGGGGTGGTGCGGGCACACGCATGGTGCGGGTGGTGTCCGGGGCTCCGCCCCGGACCCCGCGCCTCAATCGCCGGCGGGGCTGGGTTTGCCTTGATCGCCGGCGAGGCGTGTGTGCCCGTGCCCCGGGGTGGGTGCGGGCACACACGCTTGCTGCGGGGGGTTCGCGGGGCTCTGCCCCGGACCCCGCGCCTCGATCGCCGCCGGCGGGGCTGGGTTTGCCTCGATCGCCGGCGAGGCCCGGGTTCGCCTCAGTCGCCGGCGAGGCCCGGGTTCGCCTCAGTCGGCGGCGGGGCTGGGTTTGCCTCAGGCGCCGGCGGGGCCCGGGTTTGCCTCGATCGCTGGCGGGGCCCGGGTTCGCCTCGATCGCCGGCGGGGCTTGATCCTGCTCCCGCGGCGCTCAGGTGCTCACGATGTCCTGGCTGCTGTGCGGCGGCGTTGCAGGGCCCACAGTGACTTCTGGATCAGCAGCGTCAGCGTGCCCGCGAGCACGATGCCCAGCAGGTTCAGCAGCAGCTGCTCCGTCGAACCCCACGCCTGCGCGTACTCGCCGAAGCTGAACGCGACCGCCGCGTTCGCCGCCGCCGGGACCGTCGTCACCGAGATCGCCACGCCCACCAGCGCACCGGACTTCGCCGACGTCAGCGAGAGCATGCCCGCCGCGCCCGCGAGCACCGCGACGACGAACGAGAACCAGTCCGGGTTGTAGATGAAGCTGGTGTTGGGCCGTTCGGCCCGCACCTTCGCCGCGTCGAAGAGATCGACCCAGCTCATGAAGTGGCTGAAGCCGACCGTGATCAGCATGGCGAGGGCGAAACCCACGATCAGGGCGACGAACGAGCGCCACGCCAGCCGCGGAGCGCGCTGCACCAGCGCCGTGCAGAAACCGGCCAGCGGGCCGAACTCCGGGCCCACCGCCATCGCGCCCACGATGAGGATCGCGTTGTCGAGCACCACACCGCACGCCGCGAGCATCGTCGCCAGCGTCAGAAACGCTATGTAGGTGACGGAGAGCGTCGACTCCTCGTGGGTCGCGTCGGTCAGATGCTCCCAGAGCACCGCGTCCGCACCCTCGCCCGGTGCGTCCTTCTCGGCCTTGTCGGCCCGCTTCGACAGCGACAGTTCGATGCCCTCGACGGCGATCGAACCGTGCTCGTCGAGGCCGAGGGTCCGCAGACCCCCGATCAGTTCGTCGGCCGCCTCGCGCGCCACGTCGCACTGCACCACGTCGCCGGCGGGATCGCGAGCCGCCCCCGCGAACACGGCGAGATGGGCCGTGCCGACCGTCCCCTCGATGAGACGTACCGCCTCGTCGGTCGTGTCCGCCGGGGTGATCAGGCGCAGATGCAGCACCCGCTGCCTCCTCAGAGCTTGCGCAGGGACAGACGCTGGACCTTGTGGTCGGGACCCTTGCGGAGCACCAGGGTGGCACGGCTGCGCGTGGGTGCCACGTTCTCCAGCAGGTTGGGCTTGTTGATGGTGCGCCACATCGTCCGGGCGTAGTCCAGTGCCTCGTCCTCGGAGACCTGGGTGTACTTCCGGAAGTACGAGAACGGGTTCTGGAACGCCGTCTCCCGCAGTTTGCGGAAGCGGTTGAGGTACCAGTGCTCGATGTCCTCGGCGCGGGCGTCGACGT is a genomic window containing:
- a CDS encoding DNA-directed RNA polymerase subunit alpha is translated as MLIAQRPSLTEEVVDEYRSRFVIEPLEPGFGYTLGNSLRRTLLSSIPGAAVTSIRIDGVLHEFTTVPGVKEDVTDLILNIKQLVVSSEHDEPVVMYLRKQGPGLVTAADIAPPAGVEVHNPDLVLATLNGKGKLEMELTVERGRGYVSAVQNKQVGQEIGRIPVDSIYSPVLKVTYKVEATRVEQRTDFDKLIVDVETKQAMRPRDAMASAGKTLVELFGLARELNIDAEGIDMGPSPTDAALAADLALPIEELELTVRSYNCLKREGIHSVGELVARSEADLLDIRNFGAKSIDEVKAKLAGMGLALKDSPPGFDPTAAADAFGADDDADAGFVETEQY
- the rpsM gene encoding 30S ribosomal protein S13 encodes the protein MARVSGVDIPREKRVEIALTYVFGIGRTRSKEILSATDVNPNTRVRDLAEEDLVKIREYVDANLRTEGDLRREIQADIRRKVEIGCYQGLRHRRGLPVHGQRTSTNARTRKGPRRAIAGKKKPGKK
- the truA gene encoding tRNA pseudouridine(38-40) synthase TruA; translation: MSDEALPGHVRLRLDLSYDGKDFSGWAKQAGGRRTVQGEIEEALRTVTRSSRTYELTVAGRTDAGVHARGQVAHVDLPEDVWAEHREKLLKRLAGRLSRDVRVWRAQEAPEGFNARFSAVWRRYAYRVTDHPGGVDPLLRGHVLWHDWPLDVDAMNAAAERLVGEHDFAAYCKKREGATTIRTLQRLDWERDASGVITATVRADAFCHNMVRSLVGAMLFVGDGHRPVEWPAKVLAAGVRDSAVHVVRPHGLTLEEVGYPADELLAARNLEARNRRTLPGSAGGGGGCC
- a CDS encoding DUF389 domain-containing protein; translation: MLHLRLITPADTTDEAVRLIEGTVGTAHLAVFAGAARDPAGDVVQCDVAREAADELIGGLRTLGLDEHGSIAVEGIELSLSKRADKAEKDAPGEGADAVLWEHLTDATHEESTLSVTYIAFLTLATMLAACGVVLDNAILIVGAMAVGPEFGPLAGFCTALVQRAPRLAWRSFVALIVGFALAMLITVGFSHFMSWVDLFDAAKVRAERPNTSFIYNPDWFSFVVAVLAGAAGMLSLTSAKSGALVGVAISVTTVPAAANAAVAFSFGEYAQAWGSTEQLLLNLLGIVLAGTLTLLIQKSLWALQRRRTAARTS
- a CDS encoding ATP-binding cassette domain-containing protein — translated: MGHLEAAHLEYYLPDGRVLLADASFRVGEGAVVALVGANGAGKTTLLRMIAGELQAHGGTVTVSGGLGVMRQFIGSVRDERTVRDLLVSLAQPRIREAAEAVDEAEHLIMTVDDEAAQMRYAQALSDWAEARGYEAETLWDMCTTAALGVPYEKAQFRELRTLSGGEQKRLALEALLRGPEEVLLLDEPDNYLDVPGKRWLEERLKETRKTVLFVSHDRELLSRAAEKIVSVEPSPAGSDVWVHGGGFGTYHDARKERFARFEELKRRWDEEHARLKALVLRLRQQAAISPDMASRYRAMQTRFKKFEEAGPPPEPPREQEIRMRLRGGRTGVRALTCKGLELTGLMKPFDLEVFYGERVAVLGSNGSGKSHFLRLLAGDTSVAHKGEWKLGARVVPGHFAQTHAHPELLGRTLVDILWTEHAKDRGGAMSVLRRYELERQGDQTFDKLSGGQQARFQILLLELEGTTALLLDEPTDNLDLESAEALQDGLEVYEGTVLAVTHDRWFAKSFDRYLVFGSDGVVRETAEPVWDERRVERAR
- the rplM gene encoding 50S ribosomal protein L13; the protein is MRTYSPKPGDVTRQWHIIDAQDIVLGRLATTAANLLRGKHKPIYAPHMDMGDFVIIINAEKVHLSGNKKTQKMAYRHSGYPGGLRSVRYDELLAKNPEKAVEKAIKGMIPKNTLGRQMLSKLKIYAGENHPHAAQQPVPFEITQVAQ
- the rpmJ gene encoding 50S ribosomal protein L36, coding for MKVKPSVKKICDKCKVIRRHGRVMVICDNLRHKQRQG
- the rpsK gene encoding 30S ribosomal protein S11 yields the protein MPPKGRQGAAKKVRRKEKKNVAHGHAHIKSTFNNTIVSITDPSGNVISWASAGHVGFKGSRKSTPFAAQMAAESAARRAQEHGMRKVDVFVKGPGSGRETAIRSLQATGLEVGSIQDVTPTPHNGCRPPKRRRV
- the infA gene encoding translation initiation factor IF-1 gives rise to the protein MAKKQGAIEIEGTVIESLPNAMFKVELQNGHKVLAHISGKMRMHYIRILPDDRVVVELSPYDLTRGRIVYRYK
- the rplQ gene encoding 50S ribosomal protein L17, with protein sequence MPKPAKGARLGGSAAHERLLLANLAKQLFEHGRITTTEAKARRLRPVAERLITKAKKGDIHNRRLVLQTITDKGIVHTLFTEIAPRYSERPGGYTRITKIGGRRGDNAPMAVIELVEGEIAKKATVDEAEAATKRAVKEDALKKDASTEAEAVEDAKPADEASKDA
- the glmM gene encoding phosphoglucosamine mutase, with product MGRLFGTDGVRGVANADLTAELALGLSVAAAHVLAEAGTFEGHRPTAVVGRDPRASGEFLEAAVVAGLASAGVNVVRVGVLPTPAVAYLTGSLGADLGVMLSASHNAMPDNGIKFFARGGHKLADELEDRIETVYEQHRTGEPWERPTGAGVGRVTDYDEGFDRYVAHLIAVLPNRLDGLKVVLDEAHGAAAWVSPEAFARAGAEVVTIGAEPDGLNINDGCGSTHLDSLKAAVVEHGAALGIAHDGDADRCLAVDASGNEVDGDQILAVLALAMREAGTLRGNTVVATVMSNLGFKLAMEREGLSLVQTAVGDRYVLESMKEHGYALGGEQSGHVIVLDHATTGDGTLTGLMLAARVAATGRSLADLAAVMGRLPQILINVPDVDKSRVKTSAELASAVAEAERELGSTGRVLLRPSGTEPLVRVMVEAADIEQARSVASRLADAVKSSLG
- the rpsI gene encoding 30S ribosomal protein S9, with the protein product MAETTAETPVEGEETYAEVTTFESETPVEGEYTSESLASRFGDPQPAAGLGRRKNAIARVRIVPGSGKWKINGRTLEDYFPNKVHQQEVNEPFKVLELDDRYDVIARISGGGVSGQAGALRLGVARALNEADVDNNRAALKKAGFLSRDDRAVERKKAGLKKARKAPQYSKR